The Daucus carota subsp. sativus chromosome 7, DH1 v3.0, whole genome shotgun sequence genome window below encodes:
- the LOC108196928 gene encoding uncharacterized protein LOC108196928 isoform X2, whose translation MMLPLLDPKLQPGPVYRDLCKVYLLRYPQPLSISIFSIFSFVGGVEMEEAAGKRVEIDRESLEKRPGIFFIGSPNVGKRTILSRLLSVDFEDASDSSRDLLAYGWTIDTKYYSADVSLWMAHLQDGFSVEALPVFDRLAALVMVFDMNDLSSLDALKKWVSRTDIQTFDILLCIGNKVDLLPGHSAHVGYRRRLQKLEESWGSTFSELDYGISETEGSSLLGDEESSGQIKNSCLEWCAEHNIEYVEACASNADFDKCLSVDGDSQGVERIHGALSAHMWPGMILKSGNRIAEPSLPESQELSEDESDYEIEYEVLSDGSAEPWDDTDGDWVSASHFTSVGDTQGLVNQNLATENTKEERNNTLARELQPSTSASTSQEEIDKDESSTADISDKASESDEGAPYALDNLEHIMSEIGTMRDSLRLMPDFQRREMAANLAMKMAAMFGDESGDEE comes from the exons ATGATGTTGCCTCTTCTGGACCCCAAACTACAGCCAGGCCCAGTCTACCGGGACCTCTGCAAAGTGTACCTGCTCAGGTACCCACAGCCACTCAGCATCAGCATCTTTAGCATCTTTAGT TTTGTCGGGGGAGTTGAAATGGAAGAAGCAGCAGGAAAAAGAGTTGAAATTGATCGTGAATCGCTTGAAAAGAGACCTGGGATTTTCTTTATAGGTTCTCCTAATGTTGGCAAACGGACTATCCTCTCCC GATTACTCTCTGTAGATTTTGAAGATGCTTCTGACTCGTCACGTGATTTACTTGCATATGG GTGGACTATTGACACCAAGTATTACTCAGCTGATGTTTCTTTGTGGATGGCGCATCTTCAGGATGGATTTTCAGTAGAAGCTCTTCCAGTATTTGATAGATTGGCTGCTTTAGTGATGGTCTTTGACATGAATGAT CTATCATCTCTCGATGCACTTAAGAAATGGGTTTCTCGCACTGATATTCAAACTTTTGACATATTGTTATGCATTGGAAACAAAGTGGATCTTCTTCCGGGTCATTCAGCACATGTTGGATACAGAAGACGTTTGCAGAAACTTGAAGAATCCTGGGGTAGTACTTTTTCGGAGCTAGATTATGGAATATCAGAAACAGAAGGAAGTAGCTTATTAGGAGACGAAGAATCATCAGGGCAGATAAAGAATTCATGTTTGGAATGGTGCGCCGAACACAACATTGAATATGTAGAAGCTTGTGCATCCAATGCTGATTTTGACAAAT GTTTATCTGTCGATGGTGATTCACAGGGTGTAGAGAGGATTCATGGAGCCCTCTCTGCTCATATGTGGCCAGGAATGATATTAAAGTCTGGGAATAGGATTGCTGAACCTTCATTGCCTGAGAGTCAAG AATTGTCAGAAGACGAGTCGGACTATGAAATCGAGTATGAAGTCTTATCTGATGGTTCTGCCGAACCATGGGATGACACAGACGGAGACTGGGTTTCTGCTAGTCACTTCACATCAGTAGGTGATACGCAAGGACTTGTCAATCAAAACCTCGCTACGGAGAATACTAAAGAAGAGAGAAACAATACATTAGCTAGAGAGCTGCAGCCCTCAACATCGGCATCTACCTCGCAGGAAGAGATCGACAAGGATGAAAGTTCTACTGCAGATATCTCTGACAAAGCCTCAGAATCTGACGAGGGTGCACCTTATGCATTGGATAATTTGGAACATATAATGTCTGAAATCGGGACCATGCGTGACAGTTTGAGGTTGATGCCAGATTTTCAGAGGAGAGAAATGGCAGCAAATCTTGCCATGAAAATGGCTGCCATGTTTGGAGATGaaagtggtgatgaagagtga
- the LOC108196928 gene encoding uncharacterized protein LOC108196928 isoform X1: MQPSASERNDSAFTADMNTSTNVGNGFASDSVFGDNVFYATPVGVEQISPVPASPADSLPVSSDDVASSGPQTTARPSLPGPLQSVPAQFVGGVEMEEAAGKRVEIDRESLEKRPGIFFIGSPNVGKRTILSRLLSVDFEDASDSSRDLLAYGWTIDTKYYSADVSLWMAHLQDGFSVEALPVFDRLAALVMVFDMNDLSSLDALKKWVSRTDIQTFDILLCIGNKVDLLPGHSAHVGYRRRLQKLEESWGSTFSELDYGISETEGSSLLGDEESSGQIKNSCLEWCAEHNIEYVEACASNADFDKCLSVDGDSQGVERIHGALSAHMWPGMILKSGNRIAEPSLPESQELSEDESDYEIEYEVLSDGSAEPWDDTDGDWVSASHFTSVGDTQGLVNQNLATENTKEERNNTLARELQPSTSASTSQEEIDKDESSTADISDKASESDEGAPYALDNLEHIMSEIGTMRDSLRLMPDFQRREMAANLAMKMAAMFGDESGDEE, encoded by the exons ATGCAGCCTTCGGCTTCTGAACGGAATGATTCAGCTTTTACTGCTGATATGAACACATCGACAAATGTAGGAAACGGTTTTGCATCAGACTCAGTGTTTGGagataatgtgttttatgcAACCCCAGTTGGAGTAGAACAAATTTCTCCGGTTCCTGCTTCTCCTGCAGACAGTTTACCAGTCTCATCTGATGATGTTGCCTCTTCTGGACCCCAAACTACAGCCAGGCCCAGTCTACCGGGACCTCTGCAAAGTGTACCTGCTCAG TTTGTCGGGGGAGTTGAAATGGAAGAAGCAGCAGGAAAAAGAGTTGAAATTGATCGTGAATCGCTTGAAAAGAGACCTGGGATTTTCTTTATAGGTTCTCCTAATGTTGGCAAACGGACTATCCTCTCCC GATTACTCTCTGTAGATTTTGAAGATGCTTCTGACTCGTCACGTGATTTACTTGCATATGG GTGGACTATTGACACCAAGTATTACTCAGCTGATGTTTCTTTGTGGATGGCGCATCTTCAGGATGGATTTTCAGTAGAAGCTCTTCCAGTATTTGATAGATTGGCTGCTTTAGTGATGGTCTTTGACATGAATGAT CTATCATCTCTCGATGCACTTAAGAAATGGGTTTCTCGCACTGATATTCAAACTTTTGACATATTGTTATGCATTGGAAACAAAGTGGATCTTCTTCCGGGTCATTCAGCACATGTTGGATACAGAAGACGTTTGCAGAAACTTGAAGAATCCTGGGGTAGTACTTTTTCGGAGCTAGATTATGGAATATCAGAAACAGAAGGAAGTAGCTTATTAGGAGACGAAGAATCATCAGGGCAGATAAAGAATTCATGTTTGGAATGGTGCGCCGAACACAACATTGAATATGTAGAAGCTTGTGCATCCAATGCTGATTTTGACAAAT GTTTATCTGTCGATGGTGATTCACAGGGTGTAGAGAGGATTCATGGAGCCCTCTCTGCTCATATGTGGCCAGGAATGATATTAAAGTCTGGGAATAGGATTGCTGAACCTTCATTGCCTGAGAGTCAAG AATTGTCAGAAGACGAGTCGGACTATGAAATCGAGTATGAAGTCTTATCTGATGGTTCTGCCGAACCATGGGATGACACAGACGGAGACTGGGTTTCTGCTAGTCACTTCACATCAGTAGGTGATACGCAAGGACTTGTCAATCAAAACCTCGCTACGGAGAATACTAAAGAAGAGAGAAACAATACATTAGCTAGAGAGCTGCAGCCCTCAACATCGGCATCTACCTCGCAGGAAGAGATCGACAAGGATGAAAGTTCTACTGCAGATATCTCTGACAAAGCCTCAGAATCTGACGAGGGTGCACCTTATGCATTGGATAATTTGGAACATATAATGTCTGAAATCGGGACCATGCGTGACAGTTTGAGGTTGATGCCAGATTTTCAGAGGAGAGAAATGGCAGCAAATCTTGCCATGAAAATGGCTGCCATGTTTGGAGATGaaagtggtgatgaagagtga